The Ipomoea triloba cultivar NCNSP0323 chromosome 4, ASM357664v1 DNA segment CCGGGTTTGCCaatataaacaattaaacatctTGTATTTGGTTAAAGAAGCTCTGATTTTCAATGATAAAATACAGCCTATATATGtaaatttgtttcaatttttgcCAATTTCCAGTTGACCCTTTTTGGCATTTTGttcatgcaaaaaaataaaccaTCTAATTAGATCATTTACCTTGTTGTGGACTCCTTTTGATATTGTATGCAGCGATTCGCCAATTGTCTGGTCTTCTTCATTCATCTCTACCAAAACCACCTGCTCATAATCAAGTTCAAGTTCAGATTCATATCAATGAGAGTGTAATAACACAATCACAATGGAGAAAAATTTTCTCACCCCATCATCACCAACCCTCCTGCCTTCTGTGCAACTATAGTAAGTGCCATTTATGCCTCCATATGCAACTCTCCTGAAGCTGAAATTCTGCATCCCTATTAGATGAACCACAATAAATGCACAAGCAAAGTTAATGGAACCAATAAATactgtgttgagcatatatgaacataaatatgcaatccaactattagcttaaatttttaacataaatgtgcaatccaactattagcttaaatttttagttgagataaaacgcatatttcaatttggtatcagaattCGATCATAGGTTTAAAATTGACAATCTAACTATAGACTtgtagttgagatggaacacatgcttcaatttacTGAAACATTGTTTCTTTTGTCATGACCTAGCATAtacttaaagaaacaaattactttctgattttccttttttcccATTGTTCTTAACAACAAGTTCTTTGCTTGGCTCTTCATTGCTCTGAACATGATCACCACCATCCTCAGGGCTCAACTCTTCAATGGTGATTTGCTTCCGGGAACTGCCCTCATCATCCTCCAACCACTTATTCCCGCCGAATGGTTCAGTGAAGAAAGGGTCATCGAATGGACTTTTCCCTCCAAATAACTTAGACATCctttcaaaaattaaagaaaacccCAATCACTGAAACAAAACCCAAACCTCGAATATGGAAAAAATTCAAAGGAAATCACAAAATTTTGCAGCTTCTACACATTTGAATTCacagaaattaaagaatattaCCTTAGGAACGATAAAATTAGCTATCGCAGATCCTCTGCAGTGATTGATAGATTGCTGCAATTCTGAATTTATTTACCAGTGAAGCCGATTGAAGCTTCCCAAGTGTTGAAGACGATTCGAGAAGTGAATCGAAGATTCACGAAAGtgcgccaaaaaaaaaaaaaaaacggttaAGCCCATTATATCAGACCAGTTGGCCCATTACacctattttattattattccatATAGTTAGTCATGGGCCTATTCTACATTTTGAGCCCAATAATGCACAAAGAAAAATATCG contains these protein-coding regions:
- the LOC116015509 gene encoding uncharacterized protein LOC116015509 isoform X1 yields the protein MSKLFGGKSPFDDPFFTEPFGGNKWLEDDEGSSRKQITIEELSPEDGGDHVQSNEEPSKELVVKNNGKKGKSERMQNFSFRRVAYGGINGTYYSCTEGRRVGDDGVVLVEMNEEDQTIGESLHTISKGVHNKGHSVTTKRSSTGQVDTLQTLHNMNEDELANFEETWKANADKQLPGWNEGFKSLENAAGASGSIWDDFAAWRKWGGWALPPAADYFGNLGLLEQGSEPQGHGSSQRTRRVVPVE
- the LOC116015509 gene encoding uncharacterized protein LOC116015509 isoform X2: MSKLFGGKSPFDDPFFTEPFGGNKWLEDDEGSSRKQITIEELSPEDGGDHVQSNEEPSKELVVKNNGKKGKSERMQNFSFRRVAYGGINGTYYSCTEGRRVGDDGVVLVEMNEEDQTIGESLHTISKGVHNKGHSVTTKRSSTGQVDTLQTLHNMNEDELANFEETWKANADKQLPGWNEGFKSLENAAGHSGPWFTI